From Bacteroidota bacterium, a single genomic window includes:
- a CDS encoding FixH family protein, which yields MNWGYKIIIVYAVFVAGILFLVFRSVNEKIDLVTDDYYAQELKYQDRIEDIKRSNKLSAEVICKTENDKVFIKFPSEFNGKNINGKLLIYFPADKEKDIHKNFTTTNAELEQTLAPNTKGAYSIQINWSCGGENYYFEKKIFIQ from the coding sequence ATGAATTGGGGTTATAAAATTATCATAGTATATGCCGTATTTGTTGCTGGCATTTTGTTTCTGGTCTTTAGATCGGTAAACGAAAAAATTGATTTGGTTACTGACGACTATTATGCCCAAGAACTCAAGTACCAAGACCGAATTGAAGATATTAAGCGTTCCAATAAATTAAGTGCCGAAGTGATTTGCAAAACAGAAAACGATAAAGTATTCATCAAATTCCCTTCAGAATTTAATGGCAAAAACATCAACGGAAAACTACTTATATATTTCCCTGCCGACAAAGAAAAAGATATACATAAGAATTTTACGACAACCAATGCGGAACTAGAACAAACATTAGCTCCTAATACGAAAGGTGCATATTCCATTCAAATAAATTGGTCATGCGGTGGTGAGAATTATTATTTCGAGAAGAAAATATTTATACAATAA
- the ccoG gene encoding cytochrome c oxidase accessory protein CcoG, with amino-acid sequence MTSDNNIEHDESFRDSVATISKEGRRNYINPKKPHGKLYTKRTIFSIFYLIVFFTLPFIYVNDEPLLMINILERKFILFGAIFWPQDFFIFGLGMVTFVVFIVLFTVVFGRIFCGWACPQTIFMEMVFRKIEYWIDGDSTQQKQLRSMPWKGKKIAKRAFKFVAFFIISFIICTFFLSYLIGMKNIEHYVLYPAENLGSITALFFFSWVFFFVYWWFREQACIVVCPYGRLQGVLLDKNSIVVAYDYKRGEPRGKIKKEDPTAYSDCIDCAACVRVCPTGIDIRNGTQLECVNCTACIDACDDIMESIHKPKGLVRYASENSISNGVQLKFTTRIKAYTVVLTLLISLLVFLVASREDIGATLMRVSGMTYQTLPDGRISNLYNLKLLNKTHKEINIFLKLENMDGEVSLVGSSVSTIKKADYTHLEFFVKLKRGDLKSWKTKLIISILDTKTLKKIKTLECNFLGPEIYN; translated from the coding sequence ATGACTAGCGACAACAATATAGAACATGATGAGTCTTTCAGAGATTCCGTCGCTACTATATCGAAGGAGGGTCGAAGAAATTATATAAATCCCAAAAAACCGCACGGGAAATTATATACTAAAAGAACTATATTCAGTATATTTTATCTCATTGTTTTTTTTACACTTCCTTTTATTTATGTAAACGATGAACCATTGTTGATGATAAATATATTGGAAAGGAAATTTATTCTTTTCGGTGCTATTTTTTGGCCACAAGATTTTTTTATATTTGGCCTAGGAATGGTCACCTTCGTGGTATTTATCGTTTTGTTCACCGTTGTTTTTGGTCGAATCTTTTGTGGCTGGGCTTGTCCGCAAACTATATTTATGGAAATGGTATTTCGCAAAATAGAATATTGGATTGATGGTGATTCCACCCAACAAAAACAATTAAGGTCTATGCCTTGGAAAGGCAAAAAAATCGCCAAAAGAGCTTTTAAATTCGTCGCTTTTTTTATCATATCTTTCATCATTTGCACTTTCTTTTTATCATATCTTATTGGTATGAAAAATATAGAACACTATGTCCTGTACCCTGCTGAGAATCTAGGCAGCATCACAGCTTTATTTTTCTTCTCGTGGGTGTTTTTTTTCGTGTATTGGTGGTTCAGAGAGCAAGCCTGCATCGTAGTTTGTCCCTATGGAAGATTGCAGGGTGTTTTGCTCGACAAAAATTCCATCGTAGTTGCATATGATTATAAACGTGGTGAGCCTAGAGGGAAAATAAAAAAAGAAGACCCCACCGCATATAGCGATTGTATTGATTGTGCTGCTTGTGTGCGTGTATGCCCCACGGGTATTGATATACGCAATGGTACACAACTTGAATGTGTGAATTGTACAGCCTGCATAGATGCGTGTGACGATATAATGGAAAGTATACACAAGCCCAAAGGATTGGTTCGTTATGCATCCGAAAATAGCATATCAAATGGCGTTCAATTAAAATTCACAACACGTATCAAAGCATATACTGTAGTTCTTACTTTACTAATTTCTCTGTTAGTATTTCTAGTGGCAAGTAGAGAAGATATTGGAGCTACGTTGATGCGTGTTTCTGGCATGACTTATCAAACTCTTCCCGATGGCAGAATTTCTAATTTATATAATTTAAAATTACTCAATAAAACACATAAAGAAATAAATATATTCTTAAAATTGGAAAACATGGATGGCGAGGTGTCCTTGGTGGGTAGCAGTGTTTCAACAATTAAAAAAGCAGATTATACACACTTGGAGTTTTTTGTAAAACTAAAAAGAGGGGATTTGAAAAGTTGGAAAACTAAATTAATTATAAGCATACTCGATACCAAAACACTTAAAAAAATAAAAACCTTGGAATGCAATTTTCTTGGACCTGAAATATATAATTAG
- a CDS encoding sulfite exporter TauE/SafE family protein, producing the protein MLELILAAYGIGIVGSFHCVGMCGPLALSLPLNNQNTNAKIWGALLYNIGRVVTYSFFGFIFGLIGKTFSFFGFQQWLSISLGTAIIIYMLFGKRMRNYISYPTQVTKFFSHLRSALAKLYKNQNLSSLFAIGLLNGLLPCGLVYIAAAGAVSTGNVMHSIIFMSAFGMGTLPAMWSIAFFGNYIARRGRKLRQRIKNVYPYIMVCMAGLLIIRGLGFGIPYLSPKVNSQTNTIEQCHDKGEDIYCKGK; encoded by the coding sequence ATGTTAGAATTAATACTCGCAGCATATGGAATTGGCATCGTTGGCAGCTTTCACTGTGTGGGTATGTGTGGCCCCTTGGCTCTATCACTTCCCCTCAACAACCAAAATACCAATGCGAAAATTTGGGGAGCACTATTATATAATATCGGCCGTGTGGTTACCTATTCCTTCTTCGGATTTATATTTGGTTTGATCGGTAAAACATTTTCTTTCTTTGGATTTCAACAATGGCTATCTATCAGTTTGGGAACGGCAATTATTATATATATGCTTTTTGGCAAACGAATGCGTAATTATATATCATACCCAACTCAAGTCACAAAATTTTTCTCTCATCTACGAAGTGCTTTGGCCAAACTGTATAAAAACCAAAACTTAAGCAGTCTTTTTGCCATTGGTTTATTGAATGGGCTCCTCCCCTGCGGACTGGTATATATAGCCGCCGCAGGAGCTGTATCCACCGGCAATGTAATGCATAGCATCATATTTATGTCAGCCTTCGGAATGGGTACGTTACCTGCTATGTGGAGCATCGCATTTTTTGGAAATTATATAGCCCGCCGCGGCAGGAAATTAAGACAAAGGATAAAAAATGTATATCCCTATATCATGGTTTGCATGGCAGGATTATTAATTATTCGTGGTTTGGGATTTGGAATTCCCTATTTAAGTCCGAAAGTAAATAGCCAAACGAATACAATAGAACAATGCCATGATAAGGGCGAGGATATTTATTGTAAAGGTAAATAA